CACCTGCCTTCTTCTCACTCCTGGTACCTAGACTGCCCCACGCCCTTCACCTGATTCTGCCACTTATGACCAACCACCTCCTTCTGCTtctccttcttcatcccctgcAACAGTTCTCTAATTCCACCGATTGGGGCAGCCTCTTCATCCACCAATTCACTCTTCTCTTCCTTATCCATCTCCTCTAACAGAATGTTTTAAGAGGATATAAAAGCTACCACAATATTTCTTCCGTCCAGCAGTAATTTGGCACCACTCTAACCCCAGATTTAACTAGTCTCTGTATTCTCTCCTTTGCTTGTGCAGCCAATAAAAATATTcgagaaatataaaatatgctTAACAATTGGGCATGACAGTAATGATTAATGATACACAAGATCTTTGCTTCAAATCCAATATGGAAAAAGTAAATTTCCAATCATAAACAAACCTGCTTTGCAATTAAGTGGTCATACTAACAATGTTCTCATAATTATCATGAATAATCTTGCAAATCTCATCAATACCTTGCTCATAAACTCCGTGAGTCGAAGGATGTTACCTGcaattaaatcaaaatcaaactaATGTAAACAATGCCTAGGTTTGACAATACCTCAATTAGCTAGCATAAAGTACTTCAAGTGTTTCTTACCATAAGGGTCCCTCTTTTCTCTATGTTCTTCTAGTCATATTTCCTCTTGTTACACAAACTCTTCCTTTGCTTTATTCCATTTTCTTATGCTTTTTCTCTTCCTCTGATTACTATTTAATGTGCCATTAATGCATAAGCAATAACAATGTTTGATAACTACACTCTTAGTCTCCACCACACAGAATTTGAGAAATAAACAAAAGGTTGTCTACATCTAAATCTTGAACCTCTCGAGAAGCCTGTAACATATTTGCATCAGAAGACTtctaaaagaatttataaaagcAACCAAAGCACtgaaaacttaataaaaaacaacataataattattaaagacaAAATATTGAAGAGAAAAACCTGTAACAGTGAAGCCCCCCATCTATATGCTCCTAGATTGATGCAGTCTTTTTGCCAAACCAAGCAGCCCCAAAGCAAGTCCATATTGTGCAGGCACACACTGTGGTGAAATCTCCAAAGCTTGTCAAAATTGTTCAACTACCTTCACGTAGAAAGACTCAAAGTTTAACATATCATCAAAAACAGAAACAGTTGAGTAGTAATAGaacaaattcatcaaacatttGTTAGATACAATacactttaatatttttcaagtaTGGGTTTAGAGACAGAGTATTCTATCTTGTCTTCTGCATTTCCTAGGTGctataatttgataaattataaaactaaacatAAGTCCAACCATAACCAccagaaaaaaatgtatagtaaGGAAATAGAAATCTACCAAATTCAAAGTCCAACCAGATAATGCTAACTAAAGGCACTAAAATCCATCTATTACTTTGtatcaaaggaaaaaaattcacaaatgaGGAACTTTTGTTACAATGTCTATATATACTGCAAAATATCAATCTAGAGATAGTTGTAGTTGTCTAACAAATAACAGTTATAAACGATTTTAACAGAAAAAATTGACAAGTAAAAAGTACGTTTAActatttataaatgaatttgtAATTCTTCATGAAGATAAGTTCACCCTTGAGCAATGAATGATCATAGCAAGAATAATCTATAATCATATTTCTTAAACTCTAACATGAATTTATAATTCTTCATGAAGATAAGTTCATCCTTGAGCTGCTCCAAGTGCTACTTCAGCATATCACCACATTCAATCACTCAATTACTAACAAATTTCAACTTGTATAAATGACAAATTTCAAGTTAGGAGCAGAGAGGAACAATTAATTACCATAAGAATCGAAGCCGAAGGTAGGAGCACCGTTGTTGGGTTTGGGATGTTTGTTGTCGAGTAGAATTTGCTCCACGCGTTGCCAAGACTGATTTCGTTGTCGATGAAGGAGGTAAAGGTGGCGGAAGAACAATCGACGTCGTCATTGCCGTTTGATGAAAGCGTTGGCGGCAAGATGAATGTCGATTTCATATTCTTCAGCGATGGCAGAGTCACCAAATTCCTTCACATGCTCATGGTAGACATACTTCTCGTTATCGGTGAACGCAACTTTGAAGTCGAAGGTCTCGTTCCAATCAAACCCTAGCTCGACGAAGGCATGTTTTTCGTAACTGTCCTTGCGCGACGAGTCGAGGATCGACTCCACTTCGCTGGCAGAGTACACGAATCATGTGGCGAGGAGGTCACCGAGCTTCAAATCCTCAAAGTTGATCTCCCAACAGTCCTAAAGACATAGGACTCAAAGTTGATCATTGTACTTGTAGCCACCGGAGGAGATggaaaaaatttagttaaattatCCTGTCAAATTTCAAATGTTAACTTcctgtaaatataaatttataaaaaagtttctacgaaaagatacaaaattgctgcgaatttaaattttgtatgaaaaaatttataaaataaataaatttttcaataacttttatatcaaaattcgacaaaaataaatttagtaaaatttgtaagaaatttgaaatttttataatattttcctgcgaaattttaaaattatttaatatgttatttgctgatataaatttgtaacaaaattcgtaataaatataaaaaaattgtgaaatttgcTAGAAATCAAAATTggtaagaaaaaaatcatataataaataaattcttggaaaattttgcaagaaaattttatgaatttttttcacaacacATCTTgcaaataaatcataaatttttagTATTGTACAAAAGAGAAAACCTTTACAAAAGTTACaaccaaaacaattaaatttaaaataatataaaaaaaattttgacgattaaaaaaattaacagaaaacaaaaaggtttttagcaattttttttCACCGTTACAAAATAactgtaaataaaaaatgtttttattgtagTGACTTTAggataattttatataacaaaattcacGTGAATTAATTGTGGgagacttttttttaataaaaaataatctacatgtatttttttaataaataacttttgaGGAACATTACATATATTTTCGTAGAAATAAATTGGCAAAAAATAGTATAAgtaataattgtatatattttatggagTTTGAAAAAAACCTAGACTATTTTCTAGAgttttaaaactaaatctttgtaatttagcaaagattttaaaaacctaTACTACTTTTTAGAGGTTTAACACTAAACCTTTGTAATTTAAGGGAGGTTTTAAAAACCTAAACTATTTTTTAGAGGTTTAAAGTTAAACCTTTGTAATTTAACGGAGGTTTTGAAAACCTACACTATTTTATAGAGGTTTAACACTAAACCTTTGTAATTTAAGGGAGGTTTTAAAAACCTAAACTATTTTTTAGAGGTTTAAAGTTAAACCTTTGTAATTTAACGGGGGTTTTGAAAACATACACTATTTTATAGAGGTTTAACACTAAACCTTTGGAATTTAATGGAGATTTTAAAAACCCCAGTTAAGTTAATCCATTACTAAGGTTGTATTAACCTTCGCTAAATAACCCCCGTTAAATgcaatttttcttgtagtgatcactgttacatataaaaattataattattacctAAGCATTTTAACTTTTAcgtgctttttttttctttaaaaatttttccaaaatcactcccttttcttatttatgtattaaatggGGATAAGTGTCTTGTCGTTATCCCAACTCACCTTTTTATAGTAGTCAAACTCTCATCCTAATacctaattttatcttttacaaaatttattgaaaaaatatataataattaatttaaagactaaatataattacttattatattagaaaagtTAGACATTGTTTtacaaactaaaaattattagatcTAAAATAGTctttaatattaatagaaatttataattaattttgtacatTAAAGTATAAATTggtttataatattatttactaaGATTTTAACtacttataattattaatttttattattaattaaatactaatttaaaattaataataataagtaaccAAAATTGATAATGAATGTTAAAGATCAATTTAGAATTTCattcacaaattaattatatttttttatgctaAGATGACTCCACTTTTTTAATGTATTGAAATTAAGtagatatttattatataaaccaactatttacattatttttttacgatctatgaaattgttttaaatgATAAGTAATTCTAAAAAAAGTAATGTTGTTAATTTACATGCCGGGAGCCTGTTAtagtaatttgtaatttattctctcttttcttatgATTACgctaaatgaataaaataataaaaaatagttcaaaataacttaaacaattaaaaaaaatacattcttttcttcttctatccaatataattttctaattctttcttttcttttctccttctaTTTTTTCTTACTAAACACACACAATTAGAATCATTAATCCTCttaattagtttataaactTCTCTCTTCTCTAACAATTGATAAGTTTTAACCTTTCCAATTTTTATCACTCAATAATGTATATACAACATTCCATAAATAATCGattcatatttttcttgaaaaaaataaaaagaaattgcaAATGTTGGCCTGTTTAAATATGTAAAGTAATATAAGGTATATAGAGGAAATAAATCTGGAAGGTAGAAGACAGAGTACCGTTTGGTGTGTATTTAATGTACTGCAGAGGGTAGTAGCTGAGGCTGAAGTTATTATCGTAAATAACCGTTACACTTTATGCATCTCATATTAATTATACGTAATTTActgattttttatattcaaatttattaattaaagatgtaagattatgataatttaattataaaagtgcAACAATTTTCTtcatgaaaaatgaatttgaaaaaaacatctaattttaaatttaaataaatcaaattatatatcttccaaatttattttaaaagatatgaatttaaaaataaatattaaaattcaattattcaGATTTAGATGTGTAAAAGtctaaattaattctttttcagaaatatagatttgaatttaattttaaattaatgaaaacgaatttatttatcatcttaatttatttgtaatttatcaTAAAAGTGTAGAATATGGTAcaacttaatttattaaatcttttttctttaaaattattttgaccattttaaatattcaaaatagaattttaggtttaatttgtcaaccataatatatattttaattcaaattaacttattataattaattagaaaagcaaatgaaaaatatagaatagtaaataatattgtaataaatcacataaaaacttaaccattttaaaaagatgttaatgtaatttaaaacaattacaAACAATCGATAACATCATTATTGACTCAAAAAGTTAGCTTAAAGTCAATATACAACCACCACACGgacacaaaacaaaacacataatactttatttttacttaCCTCAAATTTGATAGGAGGAGGTTTCACCAATATCCACACAAAATCTCTTCCACTCATAAATCATACAtaactatttcttttaaataaaagaaaccaaCAATACACCTATgtgaaaataatattcaaaattaatttttgtaatcaacttattaattgtgttttaaaaaaaaacacaaataactaaactttattttaaattttttactacaattactttttaatacGGTGAACACCACCAtgtaaaatacattattattaatactaatatcaatacaaaaaataaattataacaacactttattaattacttaataaatataaactcaAATCCTTTTCTTTCCAATATAGCAAACCGGCGCACACAAAAACGACCATAACCTGTTACTTTCCAAACGGTCCAAATTAAATGACATACACAGTGGTAACTATGTTTGGGTGATAAGATGGAGACCACAGACATAACCACATAAAACAACTTCCTAAAACAAAAACACCTGTTCAGATTGAGTAAGCATCAACCTCACTCTCGCAGCAAGAAGATAGGAGATATGGAGGGCATAGCACACAGAAGAGTGGAAGTGAATGGCATAAAAATGCATATCGCAGAGAAAGGAGAGGGTCCAGTGGTGTTGTTCCTCCATGGCTTCCCTGAGCTCTGGTACTCATGGCGCCACCAGATTCTGGCTCTCAGCTCCAGAGGATACCACGCTGTTGCACCAGATCTACGTGGCTACGGTGACACAGAGGCACCGGCTTCAATGAGCAGCTACACATGCTTTCATATAGTGGGTGATTTGGTTGCGCTTATAGAGCTTCTGGGTGTGGACCAAGTATTCCTTGTGGCTCATGACTGGGGAGCCGTCATAGGTTGGTACCTCTGCATGTTTCGCCCTGAAAAAGTGAAGGCCTATATCTGCCTCAGTGTTCCTTTGCTTCACAGAGACCCCAACGTCAGACTCGTCGATGCAATGCGTGCTATGTACGGAGACGACTACTACGTCTGCAGATTTCAGGTATATATACTTCTTCATTTTCCCCAACACTGTTTTTCATTTTACTGTTCTTTTTTCATGTGAAGTGAAAGGAGAATTTAGTGGAGTGATATCAGATCTGAAGGTAATAATTGTGTTCGATACTTGTGACAGAAACCGGGCGAAATAGAGGCTCAGATGGCTGAAGTTGGGACTGAGTATGTGCTCAAAAACATTCTCACAACTCGAAAACCTGGTCCTCCAATCTTTCCGAAGGGAGAGTATGGAAGTGGGTTCAATCCAGATATGCCGAATTCCTTACCCTCTTGGCTCACGGAAGATGATCTTGCCTATTATGTATCCAAATTTGAGAAAACAGGCTTCACAGGACCCTTGAACTACTACAGAAATTTGAACTTGTAAGTAATTTATAGTTTCTCGGAGgatatataattgtttacactatatattcaaaatcaatgtttcCTTTTCGGGGGAAGGATTGGAATAAGGAAgatatattagaaagattactGATTCATTAAGTGTATTGTTGTTTACAGAAACTGGGAGCTGACAGCACCATGGAGTGGAGTGAAAATCCAAGTGCCGGTAAAGCACATCACAACTGAGTTGGACATGGTATACACCTCACTGAACATGAAGGAGTATATCCACGGTGGAGCTTTCAAACAAAATGTGCCAAATTTAGAAGAAGTGATTGTGCAGAAAGATGTAGCTCACTTCAACAATCAAGAAACAGCAGAAGAAATCAGTAATTACATATACGAGTTTATCAAGAAGTTTTGATCTCATCCAAAAATGACTTCAAAGTAGAATAAATTGTTGTTGAAGCTgctgtgttttttattttacgaTGACTATATATGTACCGAGGAACACGAGTTGTTTTtgattaataaatatgattttagtgtTTGAATATTATATTAGCAAAACTGTATAACTTCTTTTCAATTATCCGAGACTCATCAACTTAAGGTTACACTAGGTTCCCATCACCAAGATGCAATGTATTGCACAGTAAAATCGACTTTTCAATTCTGTTTCCATCACTATTTCCTTCTCATCCGCCCAAATAGCTTCGATCCATGCTCTCTTTGGTGCTACTTGTATCAGCAATATGTTATGCCGTGCCCGCATGATTTTTAGGATACTCCtactaaaattttgacatagttCACAAGGAACTATGGTGTGAATTTTTGAGTAATGAAAAATATGGATAATTGTGGATTGGATTTTTCAATGTCCAAAATCTATAATTCAAATCTAGTTGAACCGGATAAAATGAATctaaattttaatctaaattcTGTGTTGACTAGATCAACTAAATTTAGATTGTTTTTCGATCCaatttaaattggatt
This portion of the Vigna unguiculata cultivar IT97K-499-35 chromosome 6, ASM411807v1, whole genome shotgun sequence genome encodes:
- the LOC114188213 gene encoding uncharacterized protein LOC114188213 produces the protein MEGIAHRRVEVNGIKMHIAEKGEGPVVLFLHGFPELWYSWRHQILALSSRGYHAVAPDLRGYGDTEAPASMSSYTCFHIVGDLVALIELLGVDQVFLVAHDWGAVIGWYLCMFRPEKVKAYICLSVPLLHRDPNVRLVDAMRAMYGDDYYVCRFQKPGEIEAQMAEVGTEYVLKNILTTRKPGPPIFPKGEYGSGFNPDMPNSLPSWLTEDDLAYYVSKFEKTGFTGPLNYYRNLNLNWELTAPWSGVKIQVPVKHITTELDMVYTSLNMKEYIHGGAFKQNVPNLEEVIVQKDVAHFNNQETAEEISNYIYEFIKKF